One segment of Panicum virgatum strain AP13 chromosome 3K, P.virgatum_v5, whole genome shotgun sequence DNA contains the following:
- the LOC120700640 gene encoding WUSCHEL-related homeobox 12-like — protein sequence MASSNRHWPSMYRSSLAFNFQQPQPDLNNGGGGGKSSLMSSRCEESGRNPEPRPRWNPRPEQIRILEGIFNSGMVNPPRDEIRRIRLQLQEYGPVGDANVFYWFQNRKSRNKHKLRAAGQLLPSGRATLARACAPPPAPPVTPPRHLFASSVAPTSSSSSSSDRSSGSSKSVRPTTVALPSPAAPAAVQHGVLPATAMDLLSSTPTLEPALAARQLYYHSQLMAPAMPPMPELIASPEPLFLQWQQGGHYLPATELGGILGGGAHTHEPAAVIQPAISPSVLLGLCNEALGQDCVDLSSSKGLGHGQYWNTTTCGSDLSSNKTDAVSAVIRDDEKARLGLLHHGFGAAAAGAISAPLATPAQQAAADAAGTAMLPPPSPAPSTNAPATATTAVLTDQLQGLLDAGLIGGTPPLPLPTATVVAVARDALTCAATATAQFSVPAMRLDVKLAFGEAAVLVRHTGEPVPVDESGVTVEPLQQDTLYYVLMGTYVTCGQASTVRSLPCSLTLSCLAGQQD from the exons ATGGCGTCCTCCAACAGGCACTGGCCGAGCATGTACAGGTCCAGTCTCGCCTTCAACTTCCAGCAGCCGCAGCCTGACCTgaacaacggcggcggcggcggcaagtccTCCTTGATGTCCTCTA GATGCGAGGAGAGTGGAAGGAACCCGGAGCCGAGGCCGCGGTGGAACCCGCGGCCGGAGCAGATCAGGATCCTGGAGGGGATCTTCAACTCCGGCATGGTGAACCCGCCGCGCGACGAGATCCGCCGCATCCGCCTCCAGCTGCAGGAGTACGGGCCCGTCGGCGACGCCAACGTCTTCTACTGGTTCCAGAACCGCAAGTCCCGCAACAAGCACAAGCTCCGCGCCGCGGGGCAGCTGCTGCCGTCCGGCCGCGCCACCctggcgcgcgcgtgcgcgccgccgcctgcgccacccgtgacgccgccgcggcacctGTTCGCTTCTTCCGTGGCGCccacctcctcgtcgtcgtcgtcatccgaCCGGTCCTCCGGGTCGAGCAAGTCGGTGAGGCCGACCACCGTCGCTCTTCCGTCTCCCGCTGCGCCGGCGGCCGTCCAGCATGGCGTGCTGCCGGCGACGGCCATGGACCTGCTTTCGTCGACGCCGACGCTGGAGCCGGCTCTAGCGGCACGCCAACTCTACTATCACAGCCAGCTCATGGCTCCTGCCATGCCCCCGATGCCCGAGCTGATCGCCTCCCCCGAGCCTCTCTTCCTCCAGTGGCAGCAAGGCGGCCACTACCTGCCGGCCACCGAGCTCGGCGgcatcctcggcggcggcgcccacacACACGAGCCGGCCGCGGTCATCCAACCGGCCATCTCACCCAGCGTGCTCTTGGGCCTCTGCAACGAAGCTCTAGGGCAAGATTGCGTCGACCTCAGCAGCTCCAAGGGCCTTGGCCATGGCCAGTACTGGAACACCACCACCTGTGGTTCCGATCTGAGCAGCAACAAGACCGACGCGGTGAGCGCCGTGATCAGGGACGACGAGAAGGCCAGGCTCGGGTTACTCCACCACGgcttcggcgccgccgccgccggcgccatttCGGCGCCTCTCGCCACTCCTGCGCAGCAAGCTGCCGCGGATGCCGCCGGTACGGCCATGCTGCCTCCTCCAAGTCCTGCGCCGAGCACAAACGCTCCCGCTACTGCCACGACCGCCGTACTCACCGATCAGCTGCAAG GGCTGCTGGATGCTGGACTCATCGGagggacgccgccgctgccgctgccgacgGCGACGGTGGTGGCCGTGGCCCGGGACGCCCTGACGTGCGCGGCCACGGCCACCGCGCAGTTCAGCGTCCCGGCGATGCGCCTGGACGTGAAGCTAGCGTTCGGCGAGGCGGCCGTGCTGGTGCGCCACACCGGCGAGCCGGTCCCCGTCGACGAGTCCGGCGTCACCGTGGAGCCGCTCCAGCAGGACACTCTCTACTACGTGCTGATG GGAACATACGTTACGTGTGGGCAGGCCTCTACCGTGCGCAGCCTGCCTTGCTCGCTGACGCTCAGCTGCCTGGCCGGGCAGCAGGACTGA